In Methanosphaera sp. WGK6, a single genomic region encodes these proteins:
- a CDS encoding biotin transporter BioY, translated as MSINSNINKIHEMQVSWYNWRNNANTITMVGLSFLVACFTGLLAQVSIAIPWSPVLITFQTFAVLLAGSFLGEKWGGFSMLLYAVLGIIGMPWFTNMEHGLAWIFSASGGYIVGFIFAATFLGYMFDHVSTSRKPIQTVILMLLANFVMIYIPGLVGLYTFMASTGKILTISQLLLTGLVPFIIGDLLKIALASSISTSILPKEE; from the coding sequence ATGTCAATAAACAGTAATATTAATAAAATTCATGAAATGCAAGTTTCATGGTATAATTGGAGAAATAATGCTAATACTATTACAATGGTAGGTTTATCATTCCTAGTAGCATGTTTTACTGGACTTCTTGCACAAGTTTCTATTGCAATACCATGGAGTCCTGTTCTTATTACATTCCAAACATTTGCAGTATTACTTGCAGGTTCATTCCTTGGTGAAAAATGGGGTGGATTTAGTATGTTACTATATGCAGTATTAGGTATTATTGGAATGCCCTGGTTTACAAACATGGAACATGGTTTAGCATGGATTTTCTCAGCTAGTGGAGGATATATAGTAGGATTTATTTTTGCTGCTACATTCCTTGGGTACATGTTTGATCATGTTTCAACTTCAAGAAAACCTATTCAAACAGTCATATTAATGTTACTTGCAAACTTTGTTATGATTTACATACCTGGTTTAGTAGGTTTATACACATTTATGGCAAGTACTGGTAAAATTTTAACAATAAGTCAATTATTATTAACTGGACTTGTTCCATTTATAATAGGAGATTTACTCAAAATTGCACTTGCATCCAGCATATCTACATCCATTTTACCAAAAGAAGAATAA
- a CDS encoding sodium:calcium antiporter — translation MNIIDIVLLLVGFVLLVKGADIFVEGASDLATKLKVPAMIIGLTVVAFGTSAPEASVSITSALTNSNAIAISNILGSNVFNLLLVIGITALIYKIDIQEVSVKQDFPILLVSGILLLLTIITGQIISRFEGILFLILIIIYVLYLITKAKKESKNMPVGTTHLSNIRIILYIIFGLAFIIFGGDLVVDASKNIALSLGMSETLVGLTIVSIGTSLPELITSVTAAYNKQTEIALGNAIGSCLFNILFIVGLTTSITPIITTNIMVIDTIIMLVVVIITYLLAYDRDFDRKDGLIMVTLFIIYMIYIIIRN, via the coding sequence ATGAATATTATAGATATTGTTTTATTACTAGTGGGTTTTGTACTTCTTGTTAAAGGTGCAGATATATTTGTTGAAGGAGCAAGTGATCTTGCAACAAAATTAAAAGTTCCTGCAATGATTATTGGATTAACTGTTGTTGCCTTTGGAACAAGTGCTCCTGAAGCATCAGTTTCCATAACTTCTGCACTTACAAACAGTAATGCTATTGCTATAAGTAACATTTTAGGAAGTAATGTATTTAATTTACTATTAGTTATTGGTATAACTGCATTAATTTATAAAATTGATATACAAGAAGTATCTGTAAAACAAGACTTTCCAATTTTATTAGTTAGTGGAATACTATTATTACTAACTATAATAACTGGTCAAATAATTAGTAGATTTGAAGGAATATTATTCCTTATTCTTATAATAATATATGTACTCTACCTTATAACAAAAGCTAAAAAAGAAAGTAAAAATATGCCTGTGGGAACCACGCACTTATCTAACATAAGAATTATATTATACATCATATTTGGTCTTGCATTCATAATATTTGGAGGAGATCTTGTTGTTGATGCATCAAAAAATATAGCTTTAAGTTTAGGTATGTCTGAAACATTAGTTGGTTTAACAATTGTTTCAATAGGCACATCACTCCCTGAATTAATAACTAGTGTAACTGCAGCATATAACAAGCAGACAGAAATTGCACTTGGAAATGCTATTGGGAGTTGTTTATTTAATATTTTATTTATTGTTGGTTTGACAACGTCAATTACCCCAATTATTACAACCAATATAATGGTTATTGATACAATTATCATGTTAGTAGTTGTTATTATAACATATCTTTTAGCATATGACAGAGATTTTGATAGAAAAGATGGCCTTATCATGGTTACATTATTTATCATATACATGATTTATATCATAATTCGTAACTAA
- a CDS encoding translation initiation factor IF-5A: MATKVAEIKTLKQGKYLVLDGEASKIISLSTSSPGKHGAAKARIEAVGLFDGQKRSLVKPVNAKVDIPIIDKRAGQVIALMGSEVQLMDLETYETIDLPIPEELKDEIVEGREVEYIEALGNMKIMRTKGGN; this comes from the coding sequence ATGGCAACAAAAGTAGCAGAAATTAAAACTTTAAAACAAGGAAAATACTTAGTATTAGATGGAGAAGCTTCAAAAATTATCAGTTTATCAACATCATCTCCAGGTAAACACGGAGCTGCAAAAGCTCGTATTGAAGCAGTAGGTTTATTTGATGGACAAAAAAGAAGTTTAGTAAAACCTGTAAATGCAAAAGTAGATATACCTATTATTGATAAAAGAGCAGGACAAGTTATTGCTTTAATGGGTTCAGAAGTACAATTAATGGATTTAGAAACCTATGAAACAATAGATTTACCTATACCTGAAGAATTAAAAGATGAAATTGTTGAAGGTAGAGAAGTAGAATATATTGAAGCTTTAGGAAATATGAAAATTATGAGAACTAAAGGAGGAAACTAA
- a CDS encoding TIGR00300 family protein, whose protein sequence is MYTQRILLHGHIIDSLTLPKAMDIILDQGGDYEIEELQMGKLKNDKSTAKIIVKAEDETIFNRILDMLTDCGAELIEDIEEVTLVESKKDKTVPDNFYSTSNYNTKIRYDGEWLNIDNIEMDCVITVDTENNFATCKPLNTIKKGDKIVVGRNGVKVTPIERSRGKNTFEFMNSEASAEKPTQSIIHKVATEMKEVKDKGGKIVVVGGPAIIHTGCAPILAELIREGYVDKIFAGNALATHDIENALYGTSLGVDLKSGELVAHGHKHHLSAINTINKAGSIKNAVEQGILTSGIMYECVKKDAPYVLAGSIRDDGPLPDVITDSQEAQQRMREEVQDVDMVIMIATLLHSVATGNLIPARIKSVCVDISNASVTKLADRGSAQVISIVTDIGSFLPILKNELYSLEE, encoded by the coding sequence ATGTACACACAACGAATTTTACTACATGGACATATTATTGATTCATTAACACTACCTAAAGCTATGGATATCATTCTAGATCAAGGTGGAGATTATGAAATAGAAGAATTACAAATGGGAAAACTAAAAAATGATAAAAGTACTGCAAAAATCATAGTAAAAGCTGAAGATGAAACAATATTCAACAGAATACTAGACATGCTAACCGATTGTGGAGCAGAACTTATAGAAGATATTGAAGAAGTTACTCTTGTTGAATCTAAAAAAGATAAAACCGTGCCAGATAACTTCTATTCTACAAGTAATTATAACACAAAAATACGTTATGATGGAGAATGGCTAAATATAGATAACATTGAAATGGATTGTGTTATTACTGTAGATACTGAAAATAACTTTGCCACTTGTAAACCATTAAATACTATAAAAAAGGGAGATAAAATTGTAGTTGGAAGAAATGGAGTTAAAGTAACACCTATTGAAAGATCACGTGGAAAAAATACTTTTGAATTTATGAACAGTGAAGCTTCCGCGGAAAAACCTACACAAAGTATTATTCATAAAGTTGCTACTGAAATGAAAGAAGTTAAAGACAAAGGTGGTAAAATTGTTGTTGTTGGAGGACCTGCAATTATCCATACAGGCTGTGCACCAATACTTGCAGAACTTATAAGAGAAGGTTATGTTGATAAAATATTTGCTGGAAATGCTCTTGCTACACATGATATTGAAAATGCATTATATGGAACATCTCTAGGAGTAGATTTAAAATCAGGAGAACTAGTTGCACATGGACATAAACACCATCTTTCTGCAATTAACACTATAAACAAAGCAGGAAGTATTAAAAATGCTGTAGAACAGGGCATATTAACTAGTGGTATTATGTACGAATGTGTTAAAAAAGATGCACCTTATGTATTAGCAGGTAGTATTCGTGATGATGGCCCACTTCCAGATGTTATAACTGACTCCCAAGAAGCACAGCAAAGAATGCGCGAAGAAGTACAGGATGTTGATATGGTAATTATGATTGCAACTCTTCTCCATAGTGTTGCTACAGGTAATCTTATTCCTGCTAGAATTAAAAGTGTATGTGTAGATATTAGTAATGCATCTGTAACTAAACTTGCTGATAGAGGTAGTGCTCAAGTTATTAGTATTGTAACAGATATTGGTTCTTTCTTACCAATTCTTAAAAATGAATTATATTCTTTAGAAGAATAA
- a CDS encoding phosphorylating glyceraldehyde-3-phosphate dehydrogenase codes for MKNIGINGYGTIGKRVADAVSAQDDMKIVGVTKRTPDFEAKSAVENGYDLYISAPEKESQFEEAGIEISGTADELFEKLDLVVDCTPGGIGAQNKTDIYEKIGLKAIFEGGEDHDAIGSSFNAEANYESNLGKDYVRVVSCNTTGLCRTLKPINDIAGIKKVRAVMVRRGADPNDVKKGPINSIVPTTEVPSHHGPDVQTIIDDINVMTMALLVPTTLMHQHNIMVELEDNITTDDVLDAFEKAHRVLPVQKSLKLGSTAELMEYAKDLGRSRGDMYEIPVWQESVNVENGELYYMQAVHQESDVVPENVDAIRAMLELEEDGEKSILKTNKAMGIL; via the coding sequence ATGAAAAATATTGGAATAAACGGATATGGAACTATAGGTAAAAGAGTAGCAGATGCAGTATCTGCTCAAGATGATATGAAAATTGTAGGAGTTACTAAAAGAACCCCTGACTTTGAAGCTAAAAGTGCTGTTGAAAATGGATATGATTTATACATAAGTGCTCCTGAAAAAGAAAGTCAATTTGAAGAAGCAGGTATTGAAATATCAGGTACTGCTGACGAATTATTTGAAAAATTAGACCTAGTTGTTGATTGTACTCCTGGAGGAATAGGTGCACAAAATAAAACAGACATCTATGAAAAAATAGGTTTAAAAGCTATTTTTGAAGGTGGAGAAGATCATGATGCTATAGGTTCCTCATTCAATGCTGAAGCTAACTATGAAAGTAACCTTGGCAAAGATTATGTGCGTGTAGTTTCATGTAACACTACTGGATTATGCCGTACATTAAAACCAATAAATGATATTGCTGGTATTAAAAAAGTTAGAGCTGTAATGGTAAGACGTGGAGCAGATCCTAATGATGTTAAAAAAGGACCTATTAATTCTATTGTTCCAACAACCGAAGTTCCATCACATCATGGACCTGATGTACAAACAATTATTGATGACATTAATGTAATGACCATGGCATTACTTGTCCCAACAACATTAATGCATCAACATAACATTATGGTAGAATTAGAAGATAACATCACAACAGATGATGTACTTGATGCTTTTGAAAAAGCACATCGTGTACTTCCAGTTCAAAAAAGTCTTAAATTAGGATCCACAGCAGAACTTATGGAATATGCAAAAGATCTTGGACGTTCTAGAGGAGACATGTATGAAATACCAGTATGGCAAGAATCAGTTAATGTAGAAAATGGAGAATTATACTATATGCAAGCAGTTCATCAAGAATCAGATGTTGTACCAGAAAATGTGGATGCAATAAGAGCAATGCTTGAATTAGAAGAAGATGGTGAAAAATCTATACTTAAAACAAATAAAGCTATGGGTATATTATAA
- a CDS encoding GyrI-like domain-containing protein, whose translation MIEVIEKKIPDQKVAYVPHIDSFSKLPEFIKEVGDLIAENKFEAIGFPYGSYDNDLEEHAETDQIFEVGMPIKDFYNDGKPAGRIGKLGLKEVAEHTVLAARHKGSHKNFDKTIKAIVDYSIKNQYDIVGPITEIYIPADPDTPVEETETEVQLPVIYMGPKRD comes from the coding sequence ATGATAGAAGTAATAGAAAAAAAAATTCCAGACCAAAAAGTAGCTTATGTTCCACATATAGATAGTTTTAGCAAATTACCTGAATTTATCAAAGAAGTAGGTGATTTAATTGCAGAAAATAAATTTGAAGCTATAGGCTTTCCATATGGATCCTATGATAATGACCTTGAAGAACATGCAGAAACAGACCAAATATTTGAAGTAGGTATGCCTATAAAAGATTTTTATAATGATGGAAAACCAGCAGGACGTATAGGAAAATTAGGTTTAAAGGAAGTAGCAGAACATACAGTCCTTGCAGCTAGACATAAAGGATCCCATAAAAACTTTGATAAAACTATAAAAGCAATAGTTGATTATTCTATAAAAAATCAGTACGATATTGTTGGTCCCATAACTGAAATATATATCCCTGCAGACCCCGATACACCTGTAGAAGAAACAGAAACTGAAGTACAATTACCCGTAATTTATATGGGTCCAAAACGGGACTAA
- a CDS encoding DUF5518 domain-containing protein yields MDLNNITKGKSIPLGIIIIIITYLLSGSSSSILPFVLFTGILVGIMKNNDISESAVAAFITSLFGTVITTIISVVLIYISYGSTYLNYMLSNSLMSIIFYLIAGTIGGVLGYYISKEIGI; encoded by the coding sequence ATGGACTTAAACAATATTACTAAAGGTAAATCAATACCTCTAGGAATTATAATAATAATTATCACATACCTTTTAAGTGGAAGTAGTTCCAGTATATTACCATTTGTATTATTCACAGGAATACTTGTAGGTATAATGAAAAATAATGATATTTCAGAATCAGCTGTAGCTGCATTTATAACTTCACTTTTTGGAACTGTGATAACTACAATAATATCCGTTGTTCTTATATACATATCATATGGATCAACATACTTAAATTATATGTTATCCAACTCATTAATGTCAATTATATTTTATTTAATTGCAGGTACAATTGGCGGAGTTCTAGGATATTATATATCTAAAGAAATAGGAATATAA
- the xerA gene encoding site-specific tyrosine recombinase/integron integrase, protein MTSEYLEEIEFEYQLEDYILELDIQSYSANTLKTYKSILNNFHNFLLSEKRIKDEKGILRSFKKYLQHLKRDKEVSQNYLYLVTVVLKKFFEFAEIPIYDEIKAPKRTKSLPKSLNEQEVYDLIHAKDNEYDPEKSNPQNITRLRNKLILTLLYSTGLRVSELIKLKIRTIDEKERTIRVRGKGEKDRIVIFDDNTLYLIHEYLDKRGVENEYLFVSQKNHTLSSRYIQLMIKDYAKAAGITKKVTPHILRHSFATHLLKNGVDIRAIQQLLGHSNLSTTQIYTSVDMHTLKNVYDDAWLNRENNVRKSPQIDSAIN, encoded by the coding sequence ATGACATCAGAATATCTTGAAGAAATAGAATTTGAGTACCAATTAGAAGATTATATTTTAGAATTAGATATACAAAGTTATTCTGCAAATACATTAAAAACATATAAATCTATATTAAATAATTTTCATAACTTTTTATTGTCTGAAAAAAGAATTAAAGATGAAAAAGGTATCTTACGTTCTTTTAAAAAATATTTACAACATTTAAAAAGAGATAAAGAAGTATCTCAGAATTATCTTTATCTAGTAACAGTAGTTTTAAAAAAATTCTTTGAATTTGCAGAAATACCTATTTATGATGAAATTAAAGCACCAAAGAGAACAAAATCATTACCTAAATCATTAAATGAACAAGAAGTTTATGATTTAATTCATGCTAAGGATAATGAGTATGATCCTGAAAAATCAAATCCTCAAAATATCACGAGACTACGAAACAAACTAATATTAACCTTATTATATTCAACTGGACTACGTGTATCTGAATTAATAAAACTTAAAATAAGGACAATTGATGAAAAAGAACGAACTATTAGGGTTAGAGGAAAAGGAGAAAAGGATAGGATTGTAATCTTTGATGATAATACATTATATTTAATACATGAATATCTAGATAAACGAGGAGTAGAAAATGAATATCTTTTTGTAAGTCAAAAAAATCATACATTAAGTTCTAGATACATACAATTAATGATTAAGGATTATGCGAAAGCAGCAGGAATTACAAAAAAAGTAACACCTCACATATTAAGACACTCATTTGCAACACACTTACTTAAAAATGGTGTGGATATACGAGCAATTCAACAATTACTGGGACATAGTAATCTTAGTACTACTCAAATTTATACTAGTGTAGATATGCATACTCTTAAAAATGTTTACGATGATGCCTGGTTAAATAGAGAAAATAATGTACGTAAATCCCCACAAATAGATAGTGCTATTAATTAA